A genomic region of Bacteroides sp. contains the following coding sequences:
- a CDS encoding N(4)-(beta-N-acetylglucosaminyl)-L-asparaginase: MIARRQFIFQSLSFGAGLGLLGLSSYTRAKGPAATIKGQPMVISTWRHGLAANEAAWQILGEGGYALDAVEAGVRVPEADPEVMSVGFGGHPDRDGRVTLDACIMDEKGRAGSVSFLEHIKHPISVARLVMEKTPHVMLSGQGALEFALDNGFEKEILLTEEAKAQWQEWLKEAEYKPVINIENHDTISMIAIDAEGRISGACTTSGAAYKMHGRVGDSPIIGAGLFCDDEVGGAAATGQGELVMKTLGSFLIVELMRNGFSPQEACKEAIQRIVKKIPDFKDYQIGYIAIDKSGQTGAYCLHPGFDYALTCNGNTELVDAPSYL, from the coding sequence ATGATCGCGCGCAGGCAATTCATTTTTCAATCGCTGAGCTTTGGTGCCGGGCTGGGACTGCTGGGGCTTTCTTCTTACACCCGCGCAAAAGGCCCGGCCGCAACAATAAAAGGCCAGCCCATGGTGATCTCCACCTGGCGACACGGCCTTGCCGCAAACGAGGCAGCCTGGCAGATTCTTGGAGAGGGAGGCTATGCCCTGGATGCTGTTGAGGCAGGCGTTCGTGTGCCGGAGGCTGACCCTGAGGTGATGAGTGTTGGGTTTGGCGGACACCCTGACCGCGATGGCCGGGTGACTCTCGATGCCTGCATCATGGATGAAAAAGGCAGGGCAGGTTCCGTGAGCTTTCTGGAACACATCAAGCACCCCATATCGGTCGCCAGGCTGGTAATGGAGAAGACGCCTCACGTGATGCTCTCGGGACAAGGTGCCCTTGAGTTTGCCCTCGACAATGGCTTTGAGAAGGAAATCCTGCTGACGGAAGAAGCCAAAGCCCAATGGCAAGAATGGCTGAAGGAGGCCGAATACAAGCCCGTAATCAACATTGAAAACCACGACACCATCAGTATGATTGCCATCGATGCCGAAGGGCGCATCTCCGGGGCTTGCACCACCAGTGGCGCAGCCTATAAAATGCATGGCCGGGTGGGCGACTCTCCCATCATCGGTGCTGGGCTTTTCTGTGATGACGAAGTTGGTGGGGCTGCCGCCACCGGGCAAGGCGAACTGGTGATGAAGACCCTCGGTAGCTTCCTGATCGTGGAGTTGATGCGCAATGGCTTTAGCCCCCAGGAAGCCTGCAAGGAAGCGATCCAGCGCATTGTGAAGAAAATTCCTGACTTCAAGGATTATCAGATCGGGTATATTGCCATCGACAAAAGCGGACAAACCGGAGCCTATTGCCTGCACCCGGGATTTGATTATGCCCTTACCTGCAACGGGAATACGGAACTGGTGGATGCACCCAGTTACCTGTAA